A single genomic interval of Tautonia marina harbors:
- a CDS encoding alpha-amylase/4-alpha-glucanotransferase domain-containing protein — protein sequence MSRVRLILALHDHQPVGNFENVFEAAYRDSYLPFLELMEQYPELPFSLHSSGPLMEWLVAHRPEYIERLRAMVSAGRVEILGGGFYEPILTMIPHRDRVGQIRSYSDYLERLFGQPIRGAWIAERVWEQHLVSALVEAGIEFTVLDDFHFQRAGAASDDLFGYYLTEDEGHLLKVFPNSESMRYLVPWQEPHASYEYLRGLSQSRPDAVVVCADDGEKFGGWPDTHEHIFTKGWLRRFCDMIRGNRDWLEPTTFASVVDSTVPLGKVYLPDCSYREMTEWVLPPTQLSAFEAAVKGSEGVTAVDHVRPFVRAGGFWRNFKNKYIETDEMYARMLELSHRLNTLEESGDADAEALDLARQELYRGQCNCPYWHGAFGGLYLPHLRNAIFKHLIACHDALDRAEGKIGPRVALDVADYNLDARQEARLENDRLIAYVRPASGGHVYELDVRKAGVNVLATLDRRPESYHGAIASAAVAEPSGETFEGPSNLHDRVILKQEGMDKLLVYDRAPRKALVDHFLPIDASLDDLTSCLDIERGDFATGTYLSKAHREEGRIALMMERQGLADGHLIRIHKTIAMEAGRPGLEVVYILEDLPVGQPVHFAIELNLAAMAGHAEDRFVSDLHGNRLGLLDAKLDIPHAEGVNLTDEWLDLGVSMRWSVPSSLWCFPVETASQSEGGFEGIYQSTAVIPHWRITADESRRWTVRLSWSLDLARPEPSDQPSEADRAASTHRPAPSSRVAGAPVVG from the coding sequence ATGTCGCGCGTTCGCCTGATCCTCGCGCTGCACGACCACCAGCCGGTCGGAAACTTCGAGAACGTCTTCGAGGCCGCCTACCGGGACAGCTACTTGCCGTTCCTGGAACTGATGGAGCAGTACCCCGAACTGCCCTTCAGTCTGCACAGTTCCGGTCCGTTGATGGAATGGCTGGTGGCTCACCGTCCCGAGTACATCGAACGTTTGCGGGCGATGGTCTCCGCCGGACGGGTCGAGATCCTCGGCGGCGGATTCTACGAGCCGATCCTCACGATGATCCCCCACCGGGACCGCGTCGGGCAGATCCGGTCGTACTCCGACTACCTCGAACGCCTCTTCGGACAGCCGATCCGAGGGGCCTGGATCGCCGAACGCGTCTGGGAGCAGCATCTCGTCTCGGCCCTGGTCGAGGCGGGGATCGAGTTCACCGTGCTCGACGACTTCCACTTCCAGCGCGCCGGGGCCGCCTCCGACGACCTGTTCGGCTACTACCTGACCGAGGACGAAGGCCACCTCTTGAAGGTCTTCCCCAATAGCGAGTCGATGCGCTACCTCGTCCCCTGGCAAGAGCCCCATGCCTCGTACGAGTACCTCCGCGGCTTGAGCCAGTCCCGGCCCGATGCCGTGGTCGTCTGCGCCGACGACGGTGAGAAGTTTGGCGGCTGGCCCGACACCCACGAGCACATCTTCACCAAAGGCTGGCTTCGTCGCTTCTGCGACATGATCCGGGGCAACCGCGACTGGCTCGAACCGACGACCTTTGCCTCCGTCGTTGATTCGACCGTCCCGCTGGGCAAGGTCTACCTGCCCGACTGCTCCTACCGCGAAATGACCGAGTGGGTCCTCCCCCCCACCCAGCTTTCGGCCTTCGAGGCCGCGGTGAAAGGGTCCGAGGGAGTGACCGCCGTCGATCACGTTCGCCCCTTCGTCCGCGCCGGGGGCTTCTGGCGGAATTTCAAGAACAAGTACATCGAAACCGACGAGATGTACGCCCGGATGCTTGAGCTTTCCCATCGGCTCAACACCCTCGAAGAGTCCGGCGACGCCGATGCCGAGGCGCTCGACCTCGCCCGTCAAGAACTCTATCGCGGTCAGTGCAACTGCCCCTACTGGCACGGGGCCTTCGGCGGCCTGTATCTGCCTCATCTTCGCAACGCCATCTTCAAGCACCTGATCGCCTGCCACGACGCCCTCGACCGCGCCGAAGGAAAGATCGGCCCCCGCGTGGCGCTCGACGTGGCCGACTACAATCTCGACGCCCGCCAAGAGGCCCGGCTCGAAAACGATCGCCTGATCGCCTACGTTCGCCCGGCCAGTGGCGGCCATGTCTATGAACTGGACGTGCGCAAGGCCGGGGTCAACGTCCTGGCCACGCTCGATCGCCGTCCCGAGTCGTATCACGGCGCCATCGCCTCGGCCGCCGTGGCCGAGCCTTCGGGCGAGACGTTCGAAGGCCCATCGAACCTGCACGATCGGGTGATCCTCAAGCAGGAAGGCATGGACAAGCTGCTCGTCTACGACCGGGCCCCCCGCAAGGCCCTCGTCGATCACTTCCTCCCGATCGACGCCTCGCTCGACGACCTGACCTCCTGCCTCGACATTGAACGCGGCGACTTCGCCACCGGCACCTATTTGTCGAAGGCCCACCGCGAGGAAGGGCGGATCGCCCTGATGATGGAACGCCAGGGCCTGGCCGACGGCCACCTGATCCGCATCCACAAGACGATCGCCATGGAAGCCGGACGGCCGGGCCTGGAAGTCGTCTACATCCTTGAAGACCTACCCGTCGGCCAGCCGGTCCACTTTGCCATCGAGCTGAACCTGGCCGCGATGGCCGGTCACGCCGAGGATCGGTTCGTCTCCGACCTCCACGGCAACCGGCTTGGCCTGCTCGACGCAAAGCTCGACATTCCGCACGCCGAAGGAGTCAACCTGACCGACGAATGGCTCGACCTGGGCGTCTCGATGCGCTGGTCGGTCCCATCGAGCCTCTGGTGCTTCCCGGTCGAAACCGCCAGCCAAAGCGAGGGCGGCTTCGAAGGGATTTACCAGAGCACCGCCGTCATCCCCCACTGGCGGATCACCGCCGACGAGTCCCGTCGCTGGACCGTCCGCCTCTCCTGGTCGCTCGATCTGGCCCGACCCGAGCCGTCTGACCAGCCTTCCGAGGCCGATCGGGCCGCATCGACGCACCGGCCTGCCCCCTCCTCGCGCGTCGCGGGAGCCCCGGTGGTCGGCTGA
- the glgA gene encoding glycogen synthase GlgA encodes MKVLLLSAEVEPFAKTGGLADVAASLPQALNDLGHEVAIMMPGYRRALYAGRPIRETGVRVRVPIGHRTLEGRILVSSLPGSDVPVYLIDYAPYFDRTGIYGAEGVDYPDNCERFVFFQRAALEGIRMLNFQPEIIHCNDWETGLVPAYLEEVYRPQPGSVFRQVSTVMTIHNLAYQGSFWHLDMPLTGFDWSLFTPDRLEAYGRLNFLKAGLVYADLISTVSPTYAREIQAPEGGRGLDGLLRARQADLYGIVNGIDVTVWNPAIDPHLTARYTVKTWPAGKAANKASLQRLAGLPERADVPLMAAISRLDPQKGWDLVVDAAGELLRRDLQIVILGTGEPRYEMALQQLAQEYPDNLRVYLEFSQPLAHQLEAAADLFLMPSLYEPCGLNQLYSLAYGTVPVVRATGGLADTVVDATDETLQNQTATGVSFTDPTAKALIRAVDRALALYADSDARSRLVSTGMHADWTWHRSAEQYARLYETARLRRAGSHLS; translated from the coding sequence ATGAAGGTCCTTCTGCTCTCTGCCGAGGTCGAGCCGTTTGCCAAAACCGGCGGCCTGGCTGATGTTGCCGCCTCACTGCCTCAGGCTCTGAACGATCTGGGTCATGAGGTCGCCATCATGATGCCCGGCTATCGCCGTGCGCTGTATGCCGGACGACCGATCCGGGAAACGGGTGTCCGGGTCCGCGTGCCGATCGGCCATCGAACCCTGGAAGGACGGATTCTCGTCTCCTCCTTGCCGGGCTCCGACGTGCCTGTCTATCTGATCGATTACGCCCCGTACTTCGATCGCACCGGGATCTACGGCGCAGAGGGGGTTGACTACCCCGACAACTGCGAGCGTTTCGTTTTCTTTCAGCGCGCTGCGCTGGAAGGAATCCGGATGCTGAACTTTCAGCCCGAGATCATCCATTGCAACGACTGGGAAACCGGCCTCGTCCCCGCCTACCTGGAGGAAGTGTATCGTCCTCAGCCCGGCTCGGTTTTTCGCCAGGTCAGTACCGTGATGACGATTCATAACCTGGCCTATCAGGGATCGTTCTGGCATCTCGACATGCCCTTAACGGGGTTCGATTGGTCTCTGTTCACGCCCGATCGACTCGAAGCCTACGGCCGGTTGAACTTCCTGAAGGCCGGGCTGGTGTACGCGGATCTCATCAGCACGGTGAGCCCGACCTACGCCCGAGAAATTCAGGCTCCGGAAGGAGGCCGAGGGCTCGACGGCCTGCTTCGCGCTCGACAGGCCGATCTGTACGGGATCGTCAACGGCATTGATGTCACGGTCTGGAACCCGGCGATCGATCCTCACCTGACGGCGCGTTACACCGTGAAAACCTGGCCGGCCGGCAAGGCAGCCAACAAGGCGTCTCTTCAACGCCTGGCCGGGCTTCCCGAACGGGCCGACGTCCCCTTGATGGCGGCCATTTCGCGGCTTGATCCTCAGAAAGGCTGGGATCTGGTGGTCGACGCCGCCGGAGAGCTGCTTCGGCGAGATCTCCAGATCGTCATCCTGGGCACTGGGGAACCTCGATACGAGATGGCCCTTCAGCAACTCGCTCAGGAGTATCCGGACAATCTGCGCGTGTACCTCGAATTCTCGCAACCGCTGGCTCACCAACTCGAAGCGGCTGCCGACCTGTTCCTGATGCCCAGTCTCTACGAACCGTGTGGCTTGAATCAGCTCTATAGCCTGGCGTATGGGACGGTTCCGGTCGTCCGGGCCACCGGTGGCCTGGCCGACACGGTCGTCGATGCGACGGACGAAACCCTCCAGAACCAGACCGCCACAGGCGTGAGCTTCACCGATCCCACCGCGAAGGCCCTGATCCGGGCGGTCGATCGCGCCCTGGCCCTCTACGCAGACTCCGATGCCCGGTCCCGCCTCGTTTCGACCGGGATGCACGCCGACTGGACCTGGCACCGAAGTGCCGAACAGTACGCTCGGCTCTATGAAACCGCTCGCCTCCGTCGCGCCGGCAGCCACCTTTCCTGA
- the bioD gene encoding dethiobiotin synthase, with protein MTGLRGLLVTGTDTAVGKTRVSSAIVATLVAQGERVGVLKPLASGADRVEGHLRWDDTERLIAALGRDVPRDRVTPITFEAPLAPPVAARLAGQPLAFDRVLEATREAIAWWAGPGGAELMIVEGVGGLLCPIAEGATLADLAVRLDYPLLIVARRGLGTLNHTLLTVEAARSRGLRVAGVILNGSEPTGDPVAEATNPIELSRWLGDVPLLVEVPHGSDPTALLGGRPDLKWKGRAAAPRIVSGDTWRPVPR; from the coding sequence ATGACCGGACTTCGCGGGCTCCTGGTCACAGGGACCGATACCGCTGTGGGCAAAACGCGCGTTTCGTCGGCCATCGTGGCGACCCTGGTGGCTCAGGGAGAGCGTGTCGGGGTGCTCAAGCCCCTGGCGAGCGGGGCCGATCGGGTCGAGGGACACCTGCGCTGGGACGACACGGAACGCCTGATCGCCGCCCTCGGTCGAGACGTGCCGCGTGATCGGGTCACGCCGATCACCTTCGAGGCTCCACTCGCTCCTCCCGTTGCCGCCCGTCTGGCGGGTCAGCCGCTCGCCTTCGACCGCGTCCTGGAGGCAACCCGCGAGGCCATCGCCTGGTGGGCCGGTCCCGGAGGGGCGGAACTGATGATTGTCGAAGGCGTGGGCGGCCTGCTCTGCCCGATCGCCGAGGGAGCGACCCTGGCCGACCTTGCCGTCAGGCTGGATTACCCCCTGCTGATCGTGGCTCGCCGAGGCCTGGGGACGCTGAACCACACCCTTCTGACCGTCGAGGCAGCCCGCTCGCGAGGGCTCCGTGTGGCCGGTGTGATCCTGAACGGATCGGAGCCGACGGGGGATCCCGTGGCCGAGGCAACCAACCCGATCGAACTGTCTCGATGGCTCGGTGATGTCCCTTTGCTGGTGGAAGTCCCGCATGGATCGGACCCGACAGCCTTGCTCGGAGGACGGCCCGACCTAAAATGGAAAGGACGAGCCGCCGCGCCTCGGATCGTCTCTGGTGACACGTGGCGGCCGGTTCCTCGATGA
- a CDS encoding DUF429 domain-containing protein — translation MEARPRDPLGQVAGADGCPGGWICIVLDRETSAVTPLLCRSSEELLTIRPEPSVLAIDMPIGLPDAGDRDCDRIARTLLGPRRSSVFPAPIRPSLVAVTQQGADAISRAIVGRGVGAQAWGLYRRVLSLDCLIGPDEQTRCVEVHPELSFLALNGDRPMPHSKHSPEGIAARRAVIDAAFGPEAFPSVRQAISPKDATDDDLLDAMAACWTANRIAEGIARRIPDKPPTDSRGLRMEMWF, via the coding sequence ATGGAGGCTCGTCCTCGCGATCCCCTGGGGCAGGTTGCTGGGGCCGATGGCTGCCCGGGGGGCTGGATCTGCATCGTGCTCGATCGGGAGACATCAGCCGTGACTCCACTGCTCTGCCGCTCGAGCGAAGAATTGCTCACGATCCGCCCTGAGCCCTCCGTGCTGGCGATCGACATGCCGATCGGCCTGCCCGACGCGGGCGATCGGGACTGCGACCGGATCGCCCGGACGCTCCTCGGCCCTCGACGGTCGAGCGTCTTCCCCGCGCCGATCCGCCCGAGCCTGGTGGCGGTCACGCAGCAAGGGGCCGACGCGATCAGCCGGGCGATCGTCGGCCGAGGGGTCGGGGCGCAGGCGTGGGGCCTGTATCGGCGGGTGCTGTCGCTCGATTGCCTCATCGGCCCGGATGAGCAAACGCGTTGTGTCGAGGTCCATCCCGAGCTTTCGTTTCTTGCGCTCAACGGCGATCGGCCGATGCCTCACTCAAAGCACTCGCCCGAGGGGATCGCGGCTCGGCGAGCCGTGATCGACGCCGCGTTCGGCCCCGAGGCGTTCCCGAGTGTTCGCCAGGCGATCTCCCCGAAAGACGCCACCGACGACGACCTGCTCGACGCGATGGCCGCCTGCTGGACGGCGAATCGGATTGCAGAAGGGATCGCACGCCGAATTCCCGACAAACCGCCGACCGACTCCCGCGGACTTCGCATGGAGATGTGGTTTTAA
- the dapF gene encoding diaminopimelate epimerase, translating to MPLRFTKMHGLGNDYVYVSLFDQKLPGAIAPLAQAMSDRHFGIGSDGLILILPSERADAQMRMFNADGSEGEMCGNGIRCVAKYVYDHGIARKDQITIETGRGVLTLDLEIQGGKARRVRVDMGTPILQGSDIPTTLPGDPPVDVPVEIGDEHLKIVLPQTAVSMGNPHAVAFVDDVIGFPLEQIGPLWEKDPHYPRKVNVHVAQVLKPDEVRMRTWERGSGITLACGTGACAVCVAGVLTRRTDRKILAHLPGGDLELEWPSDDASVFMTGPATEVFSGEWPD from the coding sequence ATGCCCCTCCGCTTCACAAAGATGCACGGACTCGGCAACGATTACGTGTATGTGTCTCTGTTCGACCAGAAGCTCCCCGGCGCGATCGCCCCACTGGCGCAGGCGATGAGCGACCGGCACTTCGGCATTGGCTCCGACGGCCTGATCCTCATCCTCCCCTCGGAACGCGCCGACGCGCAAATGCGCATGTTCAACGCCGACGGCTCCGAGGGGGAGATGTGCGGCAACGGCATCCGATGCGTGGCGAAGTATGTGTATGATCACGGGATCGCCCGTAAGGATCAGATCACGATCGAGACGGGCCGAGGCGTCTTGACGCTCGACCTGGAGATCCAAGGGGGCAAGGCCCGGCGCGTTCGGGTGGATATGGGAACGCCGATCCTCCAGGGGTCCGACATCCCGACCACCTTGCCCGGCGACCCTCCGGTCGATGTGCCGGTCGAGATCGGCGACGAACACCTCAAAATTGTCCTTCCCCAAACGGCCGTCTCGATGGGCAACCCGCACGCGGTGGCCTTCGTCGACGACGTGATCGGGTTCCCCCTGGAGCAGATCGGCCCGCTCTGGGAGAAGGACCCGCACTACCCGAGGAAGGTCAACGTCCATGTCGCCCAGGTCCTGAAGCCCGATGAGGTCCGCATGCGGACCTGGGAACGCGGCTCGGGGATCACCCTGGCCTGCGGCACCGGGGCGTGTGCCGTCTGCGTGGCCGGGGTCCTGACGAGGCGCACCGATCGGAAGATCCTCGCCCACCTCCCCGGCGGCGACCTGGAGCTGGAGTGGCCGAGCGACGATGCCTCTGTCTTCATGACCGGCCCGGCCACCGAGGTCTTCTCCGGAGAGTGGCCCGATTGA
- a CDS encoding phytanoyl-CoA dioxygenase family protein, which produces MIAHETLADQIDRDGFAIVPNVLDAAEVECLILAVDRAQAAANQDADPASLRRGQSAYGLRDLLGRVPEVRRLAGSPPIRALIEPVLGPDAFAVRGLWFDKTSEANWNLPWHRDLTIAARRRVDAPGFSSWTVKAGIPHALAPVEVLEAMLTVRLHLDPAGPDNGPLRVLPGSHRLGGTAPTEVGSWTDRVRPVECVVDRGGVVLMRPLILHASNSAASPDHRRVIHLEFASAPLPGGVEWYDVARAEASS; this is translated from the coding sequence ATGATCGCCCATGAGACGCTTGCCGATCAAATTGACCGCGACGGGTTCGCCATCGTCCCCAACGTCCTCGACGCCGCCGAGGTCGAGTGCTTGATCCTCGCTGTCGATCGCGCTCAGGCCGCCGCCAATCAAGACGCCGATCCCGCCTCCCTCCGTCGCGGCCAGAGTGCCTACGGCCTGCGCGATCTTCTCGGGCGTGTCCCCGAGGTCCGCCGCCTTGCCGGTTCTCCGCCGATCCGAGCCTTGATTGAGCCGGTCCTCGGCCCCGACGCCTTCGCCGTCCGCGGGCTCTGGTTCGACAAGACGAGCGAGGCGAACTGGAACCTCCCCTGGCACCGCGACCTGACCATCGCCGCCCGAAGGCGCGTCGATGCCCCCGGTTTCTCCTCCTGGACGGTCAAGGCGGGCATTCCCCACGCCCTCGCCCCGGTTGAGGTGCTGGAGGCCATGCTGACCGTCCGGCTTCATCTCGACCCCGCCGGACCCGACAACGGCCCCCTGCGCGTCTTGCCCGGTTCCCACCGGCTGGGCGGGACCGCGCCGACCGAGGTCGGTTCGTGGACCGATCGCGTCCGGCCGGTCGAGTGCGTCGTCGATCGCGGGGGAGTTGTCCTGATGCGACCGTTGATCTTGCACGCCTCGAATTCGGCCGCCTCGCCCGACCATCGGCGCGTGATCCATCTCGAATTCGCCTCGGCGCCGCTGCCGGGGGGCGTCGAATGGTATGATGTGGCTCGGGCGGAAGCGTCGTCCTGA
- a CDS encoding ferredoxin, with the protein MADPNHKVPENVAGRYYVDDTCIDCELCRETAPENFIRWDAGRYSFVTLQPRNDEEEAACRAAMDECPVEAIGCDGEEVA; encoded by the coding sequence ATGGCCGACCCAAATCACAAAGTCCCCGAGAACGTCGCTGGGCGCTATTACGTCGATGACACCTGCATCGACTGCGAACTCTGCCGCGAAACCGCCCCCGAGAATTTCATTCGTTGGGATGCCGGCCGCTACTCGTTCGTCACCCTCCAACCCCGCAACGACGAGGAGGAAGCCGCCTGCCGAGCCGCCATGGACGAATGCCCCGTCGAGGCCATCGGCTGCGACGGCGAGGAGGTCGCATGA
- a CDS encoding ComEC/Rec2 family competence protein, with product MAQHTIPDLGATSRSRSDPTKPFVPGWRGTPGRVPPLAPVALAMALGIITDRFFEGFETATWAVIALLASVVAMVGLRWRGVCYPALVVAFAAVGGAWHHWRWSDLAVDDLARVVTEEPRPSWVRGVVLTVPEHRVSPIAEERPGDDGYTRFELQITSASDGQNWHRASGRALVSVGGNENRFGMGDAIEAAGSLALLPGPLNPGETDPRLAPRARGIRLRLSVEGPDGVRLDPEGTPSLRLRWLGWVRSSSDARLAELLSVRTAPVAAALLLGRRGGIDGETSSAFSRTGTAHLLAISGLHLSAVAGVVGLLAVVLGFNHKDAAKIVLTATIAYATLVGWTPSVSRAAAMVGAVCVAAIIDRSSKPANTITLAILFTIIVNPTSLFRIGWQLSFLAIAALILGVPPLMRWIERRMINPDPDGDPLDLLERKLEPAWKGIARRLALAPVLALVASAAVWLVTMPLIAWQFNVVAPIGIFLNLPMIPMVSAAVILGGLALMGSVVWQPLAMPAAWLCDWLLGVSLTIVDWAESITFGHAFVPTPPTAWVIAGYAMLAVACRASAARWPLPIRRASWGGVVLVGLFGAGVTITPQRPSSYEVEFLAVGHGLTTVIRGPDGSASLYDCGRSGDPSVGRRIAAPALWARGIRRIDRLVISHADADHYNGVPDLIERFTIGAMVVPDGFDEQNNPGARTLLEHARARTIAIHEVASGDRFELVPGLVAEVLHPARGWLPDASDNDRSLVLDLTVGSDHVLLSGDLDGAGLAELLAMPRRPVTVMLAPHHGGRSANPPWLYDWAKPAAVVSSQRAPRPGASDALVGLADRGIPVHRTWQEGAIRVSWEADRGGNGPKLDAIGSPGVRGQMVSASIGPSRSSWLLRGVVGVGGVLLGLWLCGATAVMHWGAWSLVLPGRGNGQEVAFPDPWQLVSIVARDGVRLRAWRRGPEGNSGPCRIALIAHGLAEASPSMQSRAESLVQGGWTVLLPDLRTFGQSEGNRASFGAREADDLKQWIDLMRAESPEAPVVVWGRSMGAAVTLRAAVEDDRIAAIVLEAPYADLREALAARLTRLKFPGAARLSGLVLWQAARLAGDRLDRPRPVDLAPQFHRPVLILQGEADTVTPVPAIHCLVNAFPADRRPEVASIAEAEHSEVFDRGGPTLVDRILGFLDRATNRFHPLEVDQESVSSRDERSDRI from the coding sequence ATGGCGCAGCACACGATTCCCGACCTCGGAGCCACATCTCGAAGCCGAAGTGATCCGACCAAACCGTTCGTTCCCGGCTGGCGAGGAACGCCGGGCAGGGTGCCTCCGCTGGCACCGGTGGCGTTGGCGATGGCGTTGGGGATCATCACGGATCGGTTTTTCGAAGGGTTCGAGACTGCAACGTGGGCCGTGATCGCCTTGCTGGCCTCGGTGGTGGCGATGGTTGGCTTGCGATGGCGAGGGGTCTGTTACCCCGCACTCGTGGTGGCATTCGCGGCAGTGGGAGGCGCCTGGCACCATTGGCGGTGGTCGGACCTGGCGGTGGATGATCTGGCCAGGGTCGTTACCGAGGAACCAAGGCCGAGCTGGGTTCGGGGGGTCGTGTTGACCGTTCCTGAGCATCGGGTCAGTCCGATCGCCGAGGAACGCCCGGGAGACGACGGCTACACCCGGTTTGAGTTGCAGATCACCTCCGCCAGCGACGGCCAGAACTGGCACCGCGCCTCGGGTCGGGCCCTGGTGTCGGTGGGTGGCAATGAGAATCGCTTCGGCATGGGAGACGCGATCGAGGCGGCCGGATCGCTGGCGTTGCTACCCGGCCCGCTCAATCCCGGAGAAACCGACCCGAGGCTCGCCCCTCGCGCCCGGGGCATTCGCCTGCGGCTCTCGGTCGAAGGACCGGACGGTGTCAGGCTCGATCCGGAGGGGACACCGTCACTCAGACTCCGATGGCTTGGCTGGGTCCGGTCGTCGAGCGACGCGCGGCTGGCCGAACTCCTCAGCGTTCGGACGGCGCCGGTCGCGGCGGCCCTGCTGCTCGGCAGACGAGGGGGGATCGATGGGGAGACCTCCTCCGCGTTTTCCCGGACGGGAACGGCCCACCTGCTGGCGATCTCGGGGCTACACCTGTCGGCCGTGGCCGGGGTGGTCGGATTGCTCGCGGTCGTGCTCGGATTCAATCATAAAGACGCGGCGAAGATTGTGCTGACGGCGACGATCGCCTATGCCACGCTCGTCGGCTGGACCCCTTCGGTCAGTCGGGCGGCGGCGATGGTGGGGGCCGTCTGCGTGGCCGCGATCATCGATCGCAGTAGCAAGCCGGCGAACACGATCACACTGGCAATCCTGTTCACGATCATCGTCAACCCCACCTCGCTGTTCCGGATCGGCTGGCAACTGTCGTTCCTGGCCATCGCGGCCTTGATCCTCGGCGTGCCGCCGTTGATGCGATGGATCGAGCGCAGGATGATCAATCCCGACCCGGACGGCGACCCGCTCGACCTGCTGGAGCGGAAGCTCGAACCGGCCTGGAAAGGGATCGCCCGGCGCCTGGCCCTGGCGCCGGTGTTGGCCCTGGTGGCCTCGGCGGCCGTCTGGCTGGTGACGATGCCGTTGATTGCCTGGCAATTCAACGTGGTGGCACCCATCGGCATTTTCTTGAACCTGCCGATGATTCCGATGGTCAGCGCCGCCGTCATTCTGGGAGGGCTGGCCCTGATGGGCTCGGTCGTCTGGCAGCCGCTGGCGATGCCCGCGGCCTGGCTCTGCGATTGGCTGCTGGGTGTTTCTCTGACGATCGTCGATTGGGCCGAGTCCATCACCTTCGGTCACGCCTTCGTGCCGACTCCCCCAACCGCCTGGGTCATCGCTGGTTATGCAATGCTGGCGGTGGCCTGTCGAGCGTCGGCGGCGCGATGGCCATTGCCGATTCGACGGGCCTCATGGGGAGGGGTAGTGCTGGTCGGGCTCTTCGGGGCAGGGGTGACAATCACTCCGCAGCGACCGTCGTCGTACGAGGTGGAATTCCTGGCAGTGGGGCATGGCCTGACCACGGTGATCCGGGGACCTGACGGGTCGGCCTCGCTCTATGATTGCGGCCGATCGGGCGACCCGAGCGTCGGCCGACGGATTGCCGCCCCGGCGCTCTGGGCTCGGGGAATCCGACGGATCGACCGTCTGGTGATTTCTCACGCCGACGCAGACCACTACAACGGCGTTCCGGACCTGATCGAGCGGTTCACCATCGGTGCGATGGTCGTTCCCGATGGCTTTGACGAACAGAACAATCCCGGAGCCAGGACACTCCTTGAACACGCCCGCGCCCGGACGATTGCCATTCACGAAGTGGCGAGCGGTGATCGATTCGAGCTGGTTCCTGGGTTGGTTGCGGAGGTACTCCATCCTGCCCGGGGCTGGCTGCCCGACGCGAGCGATAATGACCGCAGCCTCGTCCTGGATCTGACGGTCGGATCGGATCATGTCCTGCTGAGCGGCGATCTCGACGGCGCGGGGCTGGCCGAACTGCTGGCGATGCCTCGTCGGCCGGTTACGGTCATGTTGGCCCCGCATCACGGCGGTCGGTCGGCCAATCCCCCCTGGCTCTACGACTGGGCCAAGCCCGCCGCGGTCGTTTCCAGCCAGCGAGCCCCCCGCCCCGGAGCGTCCGACGCGCTGGTAGGGCTCGCGGATCGAGGGATTCCGGTGCATCGGACCTGGCAAGAGGGGGCCATTCGCGTCTCCTGGGAGGCGGATCGAGGGGGAAATGGTCCAAAGCTGGACGCGATCGGTTCGCCCGGGGTGAGGGGTCAGATGGTTTCGGCCTCAATCGGGCCGAGCCGGTCGTCCTGGCTGCTGCGCGGGGTGGTCGGTGTCGGCGGGGTCTTGCTGGGACTCTGGCTCTGTGGAGCCACCGCGGTGATGCACTGGGGAGCGTGGTCACTTGTGCTTCCGGGTCGAGGGAACGGTCAGGAGGTCGCGTTTCCGGACCCGTGGCAATTAGTCTCGATCGTCGCTCGGGATGGCGTCCGGCTCCGAGCATGGCGGCGAGGACCGGAGGGGAACTCAGGCCCGTGTCGGATCGCCCTCATTGCCCATGGCCTGGCCGAAGCCTCGCCGAGCATGCAAAGCCGGGCCGAGTCCCTTGTCCAAGGGGGCTGGACGGTGTTGCTCCCGGACCTGCGAACCTTCGGGCAGAGCGAAGGCAATCGCGCCTCGTTCGGGGCCCGAGAGGCCGACGATCTGAAGCAGTGGATCGATTTGATGCGTGCCGAATCTCCCGAAGCCCCGGTCGTCGTCTGGGGGCGATCCATGGGGGCAGCCGTCACGTTGAGGGCCGCGGTCGAGGATGACCGCATCGCGGCGATTGTGCTTGAGGCCCCCTATGCCGATCTCCGCGAGGCCCTCGCGGCGCGGTTGACGCGACTCAAATTCCCCGGGGCCGCGCGGCTCAGTGGACTGGTTCTCTGGCAAGCGGCCCGGCTCGCCGGCGATCGGCTCGATCGCCCCCGGCCGGTCGATCTGGCCCCTCAATTCCATCGGCCGGTCTTGATCCTTCAAGGAGAGGCCGATACCGTCACACCCGTCCCGGCCATTCATTGCCTCGTGAACGCCTTCCCGGCCGACCGCCGCCCCGAGGTCGCCAGCATTGCCGAGGCCGAACACAGCGAGGTCTTCGACCGCGGAGGCCCGACCCTGGTCGATCGCATCCTCGGCTTCCTTGACCGAGCCACCAATCGATTCCATCCTCTGGAAGTCGATCAGGAGTCGGTTTCCTCCAGAGACGAGCGGAGCGATCGGATCTGA